A region from the Leptospirillum ferriphilum ML-04 genome encodes:
- a CDS encoding TonB-dependent receptor: MFLKPQRVAWTMMASATVSLATQTGWAADATPGTPGPASQPASQSMQAPAVLYGTIRSQKDRKPLANVPILLQNQDTKATVQKTSDGQGSFIFSDLPAGDYVIEVGGGNFSLQHKEGLLKPGTVGQLDFAVNPLSTGSSELVGRTYEGHGDHKIPVAAKLAVKNTKTGEIYSLTSDSQGAFDLKNIPSGDYLVQAIKRGYVPYSAQVAVNGKVQSDIRLHINRTAQANINANENKKIKDTTGAITVVDHKTFETWQTTGIGFALSNQPGINYYSRSGANGVTGGMNYFTCRGYSTGGSNTAPSGGSNIEFTVEGVPFNENQDGGMVYDLNLFNIDIASVDIQRGVTTSANLYNYASGCTVNIHLMQPTQDPYSQITYGMGSYGQYYTSFISNTGINDKLGIGAYNDLSIINQQGFQDFTSLQEYQDYANVSKYLENGKVSLMFTGAYKNYDRGASTSLQNFQQFGPSYNGMPNGENASFPSGQYAPDSPYYKEWISQRYMITLQGEDQLNSTVSVKNNAFAYLVPYGVIQVPTGILGSPVAGASGTAFQNISPDYGGICSGTSPTTACANPFNFTYIQGQGFKVGDIAETAIQTFNGNKVHLGMRLSYNNTLYGNEPIGTPNITGNAGGSNMLTTIGGYLEDHYRPDDDWLVSAGFRVMAINEQYSNSLMSGAQTITNGANGGNAVYQANAGEAYVVPLPHVGVNWYPSKHWKVYANAGQSFSAPSIQFFELSPGAGTINVKPEIVNDLEVGARYSTDKGFVAFDVYNDYINNMFTTSLQTLPSGVTNVLPDSAGLAEMRGFEAEFKRELPAGFSIDGSFSTVDAYFVSAQYNAGTNQVFSNSGDSIPFVPNILGNLDLNYARGNWHFTINERYTGMMNVINTSGGPLCGGGSPVCSNIQENSPGYWATNILVAYDLPKTSWYKKAQLFFNAFNLLNTNYYEPAGLVNGANNANVLMVYPGEPINVFGGITTTF, encoded by the coding sequence ATGTTCTTGAAACCCCAACGGGTCGCCTGGACGATGATGGCCAGCGCAACCGTTTCCCTTGCGACACAGACCGGCTGGGCGGCCGACGCAACCCCGGGAACACCGGGACCGGCTTCCCAACCGGCCTCGCAATCCATGCAGGCTCCGGCTGTTCTTTATGGAACCATTCGTTCCCAGAAAGACCGGAAACCTCTCGCAAACGTCCCCATTCTCCTGCAAAACCAGGACACGAAAGCCACCGTCCAGAAAACAAGCGACGGGCAGGGATCCTTCATTTTCTCCGATCTTCCGGCCGGAGACTATGTGATTGAAGTCGGAGGCGGAAATTTCTCTCTCCAGCACAAGGAAGGCCTCCTGAAGCCGGGAACCGTCGGGCAGCTCGACTTCGCCGTGAATCCCCTTTCGACCGGTTCTTCCGAACTTGTGGGTCGAACCTACGAGGGCCACGGCGACCACAAAATCCCGGTGGCAGCCAAGCTCGCCGTGAAGAACACAAAAACGGGAGAAATCTACAGTCTGACCTCCGACAGCCAGGGCGCATTCGACCTGAAGAACATCCCGTCGGGAGACTATCTGGTTCAGGCCATCAAACGAGGTTATGTGCCCTATTCGGCCCAGGTGGCGGTCAACGGAAAAGTCCAGTCGGACATTCGCCTCCATATCAACCGGACGGCCCAGGCCAATATCAATGCCAATGAAAACAAGAAAATCAAGGACACGACCGGCGCCATCACCGTGGTCGACCACAAGACCTTTGAAACCTGGCAGACCACCGGGATCGGGTTTGCCCTGTCCAACCAGCCCGGCATCAACTACTATTCCCGGTCCGGTGCCAACGGCGTGACAGGCGGCATGAACTACTTCACCTGCCGGGGATACAGTACCGGCGGATCCAACACCGCCCCGTCCGGCGGATCAAATATCGAGTTCACGGTCGAAGGTGTGCCGTTCAACGAGAACCAGGACGGGGGAATGGTCTACGACCTGAACCTGTTCAACATCGATATCGCCTCCGTCGACATCCAGAGAGGTGTGACCACGTCGGCCAATCTCTACAACTACGCCTCCGGCTGTACGGTCAACATCCATCTGATGCAGCCGACCCAGGACCCCTATTCCCAGATCACCTATGGCATGGGTTCCTATGGACAGTACTACACCTCCTTTATCTCCAACACCGGGATCAACGACAAGCTTGGCATCGGTGCCTACAACGACCTGTCTATCATCAACCAGCAGGGATTCCAGGACTTTACCAGCCTCCAGGAATACCAGGACTACGCGAATGTTTCCAAATATTTGGAAAACGGAAAAGTCAGCCTGATGTTCACCGGGGCCTACAAGAACTATGACCGGGGAGCGTCCACGTCGCTTCAGAACTTCCAGCAGTTCGGACCCAGCTACAACGGAATGCCGAACGGAGAAAACGCCTCGTTTCCATCCGGGCAGTACGCTCCGGATTCTCCCTATTACAAGGAGTGGATTTCCCAGCGCTACATGATCACTCTCCAGGGGGAAGACCAGTTGAACAGCACCGTGTCCGTCAAGAACAACGCCTTCGCCTATCTGGTGCCCTATGGCGTCATCCAGGTGCCGACGGGAATTCTCGGGTCCCCTGTCGCCGGGGCATCCGGAACGGCCTTCCAGAACATCTCCCCGGACTATGGCGGAATCTGTTCAGGAACGTCTCCAACCACAGCCTGCGCCAATCCCTTCAACTTTACCTACATCCAAGGCCAGGGATTCAAGGTGGGGGACATCGCCGAAACCGCCATCCAGACCTTTAACGGAAACAAGGTCCATCTGGGCATGCGGCTGTCCTACAACAACACCCTTTACGGGAACGAACCGATCGGGACACCCAACATCACCGGGAACGCCGGCGGCTCCAACATGCTGACCACCATCGGCGGCTATCTGGAAGACCATTACCGTCCCGACGACGACTGGCTCGTGAGTGCAGGATTCCGGGTCATGGCAATCAACGAACAGTATTCCAACTCCCTCATGTCGGGAGCGCAGACCATCACCAACGGTGCCAATGGCGGAAACGCCGTTTACCAGGCCAATGCCGGGGAAGCCTATGTGGTGCCGCTTCCGCACGTGGGTGTCAACTGGTACCCGTCAAAACACTGGAAAGTGTATGCCAATGCCGGGCAATCTTTCTCCGCCCCCAGCATCCAGTTTTTCGAGCTTTCCCCGGGAGCCGGAACAATCAATGTCAAACCGGAAATCGTCAACGACCTTGAAGTGGGCGCCCGCTATTCCACGGACAAGGGGTTCGTGGCCTTCGATGTCTACAACGATTACATCAACAACATGTTCACCACCTCCCTGCAAACACTTCCGTCCGGTGTGACCAATGTTCTTCCCGACTCGGCAGGACTGGCGGAAATGCGCGGATTCGAGGCGGAATTCAAACGGGAACTGCCGGCAGGCTTCAGCATCGACGGCAGTTTTTCCACGGTCGACGCCTATTTTGTCAGCGCCCAGTACAATGCCGGAACCAATCAGGTTTTCAGCAACTCCGGAGATTCCATTCCCTTTGTCCCGAATATCCTGGGGAACCTCGACCTGAACTATGCCAGGGGGAACTGGCATTTCACCATTAACGAACGCTACACGGGCATGATGAACGTGATCAATACATCCGGAGGTCCCCTGTGCGGGGGAGGCAGTCCTGTCTGTTCCAATATCCAGGAAAACTCCCCCGGATACTGGGCGACAAACATTCTTGTCGCCTATGATCTCCCGAAAACGAGCTGGTACAAGAAAGCGCAGCTTTTCTTCAATGCCTTCAATCTGCTGAACACCAACTACTATGAACCGGCAGGCCTGGTCAACGGGGCAAACAATGCCAACGTACTCATGGTCTACCCCGGCGAACCGATCAATGTCTTCGGAGGCATTACAACAACGTTTTAA
- a CDS encoding MotA/TolQ/ExbB proton channel family protein, whose translation MNLLEYLLRGGPIMYLLLPMSAIALAVITERLVYIRREKIGTFRILAILRKGALGEQGIGDVRKLLEDSNKKHLIVGKILSLFLDRKISEGDIEHLVEAEALLEEKRLKEWMWILDTTITMAPLLGLLGTIMGIISSFHVMSISGLGKPAQITGGVAEALIATATGLVIAIISLGFYNMLNTQIREIRNGIESSARLLFHLQEHLTRSDTSRSVSGSAPQAGFHAQGQPELNLR comes from the coding sequence ATGAATTTACTGGAGTATCTGCTGCGGGGCGGACCGATCATGTATCTCCTGCTCCCCATGTCCGCGATCGCGCTCGCGGTGATCACTGAACGGCTGGTGTACATCCGCCGGGAAAAAATCGGAACTTTCCGGATCCTGGCGATCCTCCGGAAAGGCGCCCTGGGAGAGCAAGGCATTGGAGACGTAAGAAAGCTCCTCGAAGATTCGAACAAAAAACACCTGATCGTCGGAAAGATCCTTTCGCTTTTCCTGGACAGGAAGATTTCCGAAGGCGACATCGAGCACCTGGTCGAAGCGGAAGCCCTGCTCGAAGAAAAACGTCTGAAAGAATGGATGTGGATTCTCGACACGACCATCACGATGGCCCCCCTTCTGGGACTCCTTGGAACCATCATGGGAATCATCTCGTCGTTCCATGTCATGTCGATCTCCGGCCTCGGAAAGCCCGCCCAGATCACCGGCGGCGTGGCCGAAGCCCTGATCGCCACCGCGACGGGACTGGTGATCGCCATCATTTCCCTGGGTTTCTACAACATGCTGAATACCCAGATCCGGGAGATCCGGAACGGCATCGAATCGTCCGCGCGTCTTCTTTTTCACCTGCAAGAGCACTTGACCCGGTCGGACACCTCCCGATCCGTTTCCGGATCGGCGCCCCAGGCCGGCTTCCATGCCCAGGGACAACCGGAACTGAACCTGAGGTAA
- a CDS encoding ExbD/TolR family protein, translating to MKLFADNGEEERARIELIPMIDIMFFLLVVFIFISISLIKLNGVSLNLPKASSMPIQKKPQILNISIDKDGKLYVDKTPVNREALQDILEKIVAQGLQNKEQIIVSGDKESRLQRLVDVMDLCNRMGFSNLSIRTDDKP from the coding sequence ATGAAACTGTTTGCAGACAACGGCGAAGAAGAACGGGCGCGGATCGAACTGATCCCGATGATCGACATCATGTTCTTTCTTCTGGTCGTCTTCATCTTCATTTCGATTTCCCTGATCAAACTGAACGGGGTCAGCCTGAACCTGCCCAAGGCCTCGTCGATGCCGATCCAGAAGAAACCCCAGATCCTGAACATTTCGATCGACAAGGATGGAAAGCTCTACGTCGACAAGACGCCGGTGAACCGGGAAGCCCTGCAGGACATCCTGGAGAAGATCGTGGCGCAGGGTCTCCAGAACAAGGAGCAGATCATCGTCAGCGGAGACAAGGAATCCCGTCTCCAGCGCCTCGTCGACGTGATGGACCTTTGCAATCGCATGGGCTTTTCCAACCTTTCCATCCGGACGGACGACAAACCATGA
- a CDS encoding TonB family protein, with protein sequence MKSLALEHPMARFSTLVLLALLVEAGILLLVQVHPETVWTPPRHKTIRIALLHPPVPPKKPVPKPAKPKPHHVVKRVTKPVPPKAAVLPKATAVSQNLLTASAGNTVSLGWGAAKPEQGKPSDYTPPRLLTKVDTSRLYTPRMRDTEEEGDVVILVWIGEHGKLLRYKVLVPSVYQDINTVTQNLLKTLRFDPATYKGTPVKGQFQLNFRFRIRNS encoded by the coding sequence ATGAAATCCCTCGCCCTCGAACATCCGATGGCCCGGTTTTCCACGCTTGTCCTTCTCGCTCTGCTCGTGGAAGCGGGCATTCTGCTCCTCGTTCAGGTGCATCCGGAGACTGTCTGGACACCTCCGCGGCACAAAACCATCCGGATCGCTCTTCTTCACCCACCGGTGCCTCCAAAAAAACCCGTCCCGAAGCCGGCCAAGCCCAAACCCCACCACGTGGTGAAACGGGTCACGAAGCCCGTACCGCCCAAAGCCGCCGTCCTTCCCAAAGCGACTGCCGTTTCCCAAAATCTTCTGACGGCATCCGCCGGAAATACGGTCTCGCTCGGATGGGGCGCCGCCAAACCCGAGCAGGGAAAGCCGTCGGACTACACCCCGCCCCGCCTTCTCACAAAGGTCGACACATCGAGACTTTACACGCCCCGGATGCGCGACACGGAGGAAGAAGGGGACGTCGTGATTCTGGTGTGGATCGGAGAGCACGGAAAACTGCTCCGGTATAAGGTTCTGGTCCCTTCTGTCTACCAGGATATCAACACGGTGACACAGAACCTCCTGAAGACTCTTCGCTTTGATCCGGCAACCTACAAGGGGACACCGGTCAAAGGCCAGTTTCAGCTGAACTTCCGCTTCCGGATCCGGAATTCCTGA